From one Brachypodium distachyon strain Bd21 chromosome 4, Brachypodium_distachyon_v3.0, whole genome shotgun sequence genomic stretch:
- the LOC100843700 gene encoding uncharacterized protein LOC100843700 produces MKTPQKPAPAPVEQEAFTAQELEAAVQLIHLSESSASSGSTRAARVGLAAGSSSSPRSVNAPPPVVFLAGGEDDWEEEEENEVAGSQRRVKRYRLIAEIYDATEEIGGRSSGKNKKKKE; encoded by the coding sequence ATGAAAACCCCACagaagccggcgccggcgccggtggagcAGGAGGCCTTCACGGCGCAAGAGCTCGAAGCGGCGGTGCAGCTCATCCACCTGAGCGAGAGCAGCGCGTCGTCGGGCAGCACGAGGGCCGCCCGCGTCGGGCTCGccgcggggtcctcctcctcgcctcgcTCCGTGAacgccccgccgccggtggtCTTCCTTGcaggcggcgaggacgactgggaggaagaggaggagaacgaGGTGGCCGGGAGCCAGCGGAGGGTGAAGCGCTACCGCCTGATCGCCGAGATCTACGACGCGACGGAGGAAATTGGAGGGCGCAGCAGcgggaagaacaagaagaagaaggaatag
- the LOC100836908 gene encoding trafficking protein particle complex subunit 2-like protein, whose amino-acid sequence MIVCVAVVGHQNNPLYLQSFTEADDALKLHHVVHCSLDVIDERVNNPKRNAPTLNETFLGLLYPTENYKVYGYLTNTKVKFLMVTTDLDVKDADARNFFRKFHAAYVDAVSNPFHVPGKKIASRSFGARVSTIVKSFGSGTTV is encoded by the exons ATGATCGTCtgcgtcgccgtcgtcggccaCCAG AACAACCCGCTGTATCTGCAGAGCTTCACGGAGGCGGACGACGCCCTCAAGCTCCACCACGTCGTCCACTGCTCCCTCGACGTCATCGATGAGCGAG TCAACAATCCTAAAAGGAACGCACCTACACTGAATGAGACATTTTTGGGTCTTCTATATCCGACTGAGAACTACAAAGT GTATGGCTATTTGACAAACACAAAGGTCAAATTTCTAATGGTCACAACTGATCTCGATGTCAAAGATGCAGATGCCCGAAAT TTTTTCAGGAAGTTCCATGCCGCATACGTAGATGCTGTTTCAAACCCCTTCCACGTTCCAGGAAAGAAGATCGCCTCAAGAAGCTTTGGCGCAAGAGTAAGCACCATAGTGAAATCCTTCGGTTCGGGGACAACCGTTTAA
- the LOC100837433 gene encoding uncharacterized protein LOC100837433, producing MAFTARMKDLMKKYGKVALGVHVSVSVASVSGLYVAINNNVDVDALFNKFGMSTGVSGEATTAPAPATADVVIGQEPPERPRNRTAELVASSGGTLALAVLCNKALFPVRVPITIALTPPIYRILARWKLVKT from the coding sequence ATGGCGTTCACCGCCCGCATGAAAGACCTCATGAAGAAGTACGGGAAGGTGGCCCTCGGCGTCCACGTGTCCGTCTCCGtcgcctccgtctccggccTCTACGTCGCCATCAACAACAACGTCGACGTCGACGCCCTCTTCAACAAGTTCGGCATGTCCACCGGCGTATCCGGTGAGGCCACCACGGCCCCCGctcccgccaccgccgacgtCGTCATCGGCCAGGAGCCGCCGGAGCGGCCGCGCAACCGGACGGCGGAGCTCGTGGCGTCCAGCGGCGGCACGCTCGCCCTCGCCGTCTTGTGTAACAAGGCCCTGTTCCCCGTCAGAGTACCCATCACCATCGCGCTCACCCCTCCCATCTACAGGATCCTCGCCCGTTGGAAGCTCGTCAAGACCTGA
- the LOC100837734 gene encoding cytochrome P450 709B2 isoform X2, with protein MEANVVNTVAAILTIFLIPRAIWHLVWRPYTVTRWFERQGIRGPPYRLVVGSLLEIKRMMVAGRAKAPLDTGCHDYTPLAIPFFHKWFSDYGKTFLYWLGPIPAICSSDIELVKQMLEDRTDLFPKDYLNPSLEIIFGKGVVFANGDDWKRHRKVVNPIFHLDNLKAIASEGAQKKIEQWCAQIEKQGDGHQAEIDMARCSEELTVEVIERVIFGKTYREVREAFVAGKELQKLAFYALSDPPIPGFRYVPTPRNIRSWKLDKLITTNFTQLIKARHKVAVHRDDLLGLMLQSRGPEAETLSTEEIIGECKTFFAAGQDTSANLLTWGMFLLSRYPEWQDKIREEVLRECRDDDEVIDLGKLKLLNMFLLETLRLYSPVPFLLRKTASDTTVANIKVPRGTMITFPVATLHRSKEVWGLDADEFNPMRFERGASRAAKYPYAMLAFSHGPRACVGKNYAMVQVQTVMAKILTRFSFSLSPRYVHMPKNFITLVPRHGLPLVVRRLQLDGPENGM; from the exons ATGGAGGCCAATGTGGTAAACACCGTGGCAGCCATCCTCACTATTTTCCTGATCCCGAGGGCCATATGGCATCTGGTGTGGAGGCCGTACACCGTCACCCGTTGGTTTGAACGCCAGGGGATACGAGGCCCACCTTATAGACTCGTCGTCGGATCCTTGTTGGAGATCAAACGCATGATGGTCGCTGGCAGAGCAAAGGCGCCTTTGGACACTGGCTGCCACGACTATACCCCCCTCGCCATTCCCTTCTTCCACAAATGGTTCTCTGACTACG GAAAAACATTTCTGTACTGGTTGGGTCCAATACCGGCAATATGTTCTAGTGACATAGAGCTAGTCAAGCAAATGCTTGAAGACAGGACAGACTTGTTCCCAAAGGACTACCTGAATCCAAGTTTGGAAATCATATTCGGCAAGGGAGTTGTATTCGCAAACGGAGATGACTGGAAGCGGCATCGCAAAGTAGTGAACCCGATTTTCCATCTGGACAACCTCAAG GCTATAGCATCGGAAGGCGCACAAAAAAAGATTGAACAATGGTGCGCCCAAATAGAAAAGCAGGGCGACGGACACCAAGCCGAGATAGACATGGCACGTTGCTCCGAAGAGTTGACTGTAGAAGTCATTGAACGGGTGATATTCGGCAAGACTTACAGGGAAGTCAGGGAGGCGTTTGTCGCTGGTAAAGAGCTCCAAAAGCTCGCGTTTTATGCATTATCAGATCCTCCAATACCTGGATTTAG atatgtGCCGACTCCCCGTAACATACGGTCATGGAAATTGGACAAGTTGATTACGACGAATTTCACGCAGCTCATAAAGGCACGGCACAAGGTGGCCGTCCATAGAGACGACCTGCTCGGGCTGATGTTGCAGAGCCGCGGGCCGGAAGCCGAGACACTGAGCACCGAGGAGATAATCGGTGAGTGCAAGACGTTCTTCGCCGCAGGGCAAGACACGAGTGCCAATCTCCTCACTTGGGGGATGTTCCTGCTCAGCAGATACCCAGAATGGCAAGATAAAATCAGGGAAGAGGTTCTCAGAGAATGccgggacgacgacgaggtcATTGACCTCGGCAAACTGAAGCTA CTTAACATGTTCCTCCTGGAGACGCTAAGACTCTACAGCCCCGTGCCGTTCTTGCTGAGGAAGACCGCCTCCGACACAACGGTGGCAAACATCAAAGTGCCAAGAGGAACCATGATAACGTTTCCGGTAGCGACGCTGCACCGGAGCAAGGAGGTATGGGGCCTCGACGCCGACGAGTTCAACCCCATGAGATTCGAAAGAGGTGCCTCGAGGGCCGCCAAGTACCCTTATGCGATGCTGGCCTTCTCACACGGCCCACGGGCTTGCGTTGGAAAGAACTACGCAATGGTGCAGGTGCAGACCGTGATGGCGAAGATCCTCACAAGgttctccttctccctctctccccgCTATGTGCACATGCCGAAGAACTTCATCACGCTGGTGCCTAGGCACGGGCTCCCTCTCGTCGTGAGGAGACTGCAGCTGGATGGGCCAGAAAATGGCATGTGA
- the LOC100837734 gene encoding cytochrome P450 709B2 isoform X1: MEANVVNTVAAILTIFLIPRAIWHLVWRPYTVTRWFERQGIRGPPYRLVVGSLLEIKRMMVAGRAKAPLDTGCHDYTPLAIPFFHKWFSDYGKTFLYWLGPIPAICSSDIELVKQMLEDRTDLFPKDYLNPSLEIIFGKGVVFANGDDWKRHRKVVNPIFHLDNLKSVQAIASEGAQKKIEQWCAQIEKQGDGHQAEIDMARCSEELTVEVIERVIFGKTYREVREAFVAGKELQKLAFYALSDPPIPGFRYVPTPRNIRSWKLDKLITTNFTQLIKARHKVAVHRDDLLGLMLQSRGPEAETLSTEEIIGECKTFFAAGQDTSANLLTWGMFLLSRYPEWQDKIREEVLRECRDDDEVIDLGKLKLLNMFLLETLRLYSPVPFLLRKTASDTTVANIKVPRGTMITFPVATLHRSKEVWGLDADEFNPMRFERGASRAAKYPYAMLAFSHGPRACVGKNYAMVQVQTVMAKILTRFSFSLSPRYVHMPKNFITLVPRHGLPLVVRRLQLDGPENGM, from the exons ATGGAGGCCAATGTGGTAAACACCGTGGCAGCCATCCTCACTATTTTCCTGATCCCGAGGGCCATATGGCATCTGGTGTGGAGGCCGTACACCGTCACCCGTTGGTTTGAACGCCAGGGGATACGAGGCCCACCTTATAGACTCGTCGTCGGATCCTTGTTGGAGATCAAACGCATGATGGTCGCTGGCAGAGCAAAGGCGCCTTTGGACACTGGCTGCCACGACTATACCCCCCTCGCCATTCCCTTCTTCCACAAATGGTTCTCTGACTACG GAAAAACATTTCTGTACTGGTTGGGTCCAATACCGGCAATATGTTCTAGTGACATAGAGCTAGTCAAGCAAATGCTTGAAGACAGGACAGACTTGTTCCCAAAGGACTACCTGAATCCAAGTTTGGAAATCATATTCGGCAAGGGAGTTGTATTCGCAAACGGAGATGACTGGAAGCGGCATCGCAAAGTAGTGAACCCGATTTTCCATCTGGACAACCTCAAG TCTGTGCAGGCTATAGCATCGGAAGGCGCACAAAAAAAGATTGAACAATGGTGCGCCCAAATAGAAAAGCAGGGCGACGGACACCAAGCCGAGATAGACATGGCACGTTGCTCCGAAGAGTTGACTGTAGAAGTCATTGAACGGGTGATATTCGGCAAGACTTACAGGGAAGTCAGGGAGGCGTTTGTCGCTGGTAAAGAGCTCCAAAAGCTCGCGTTTTATGCATTATCAGATCCTCCAATACCTGGATTTAG atatgtGCCGACTCCCCGTAACATACGGTCATGGAAATTGGACAAGTTGATTACGACGAATTTCACGCAGCTCATAAAGGCACGGCACAAGGTGGCCGTCCATAGAGACGACCTGCTCGGGCTGATGTTGCAGAGCCGCGGGCCGGAAGCCGAGACACTGAGCACCGAGGAGATAATCGGTGAGTGCAAGACGTTCTTCGCCGCAGGGCAAGACACGAGTGCCAATCTCCTCACTTGGGGGATGTTCCTGCTCAGCAGATACCCAGAATGGCAAGATAAAATCAGGGAAGAGGTTCTCAGAGAATGccgggacgacgacgaggtcATTGACCTCGGCAAACTGAAGCTA CTTAACATGTTCCTCCTGGAGACGCTAAGACTCTACAGCCCCGTGCCGTTCTTGCTGAGGAAGACCGCCTCCGACACAACGGTGGCAAACATCAAAGTGCCAAGAGGAACCATGATAACGTTTCCGGTAGCGACGCTGCACCGGAGCAAGGAGGTATGGGGCCTCGACGCCGACGAGTTCAACCCCATGAGATTCGAAAGAGGTGCCTCGAGGGCCGCCAAGTACCCTTATGCGATGCTGGCCTTCTCACACGGCCCACGGGCTTGCGTTGGAAAGAACTACGCAATGGTGCAGGTGCAGACCGTGATGGCGAAGATCCTCACAAGgttctccttctccctctctccccgCTATGTGCACATGCCGAAGAACTTCATCACGCTGGTGCCTAGGCACGGGCTCCCTCTCGTCGTGAGGAGACTGCAGCTGGATGGGCCAGAAAATGGCATGTGA